The nucleotide window GAAAGCATATAGAATCATTAGAGCATTTGAAAAATTGTCTACCATTTTTTAAAAACTCAATGAAATTGAAAGCTCAATCTCAATCTCGGACCTGTTATAATGATAATTTTTCAAATGGATAGGCATTGCATAAGAAGCATACTTACAACAATTACTTGCTCATTAGGATAAAAACTCTTTTGGAATCCATTGTGCTATTCTGGAAGTATAAAAGTTACAAGCAGAGAAAAAAATATATCACTTTAAGGAGATTGGAACTCACCCTGCTCATTCTTTCTGttattaactattcttggtcagtTGCCAGATGTAAAAGCCCACTCCTTTTATCTGGCACTCTTTGAAAAAATATACCTATACTTGAATTATAATGGGTATGTTATAATAAGCTCATAAATTTAAAGTACATACACAAATCGTACAATCACATAATATAGAGAAGAGAAAAATAATAATAGAGTATTTAACGTTGTTCAACCATAAGGTCTACTTTTACGGGCAAGATAAGAGAAAAAAATTTCACTACAATAAAAAGAATAAGATATAATCACTCAGAAACCCTAACTCTAATTTGTTTTCCAAATATCTCACAATTCTATAGTAAatgtagaatattacaatatttatactgtcCATACCACGGGGCATTGCCCCAGCCCCTCCtctaccaccacagatctcactttttatttcAATTGAGTTATAGCGTGAAACTTTCAAATCGGGTCacaatttatgtaacacccctatatgcatagtctggtatatttcactgttctggtgaccggtgtcgatccagacaattaagaggattagaaccatgttaagatacctagaaaagccctgaatgacaATAAATAGTACTGACTAgaaagttaagtataaataagaaaaacaaagtataaaaggttaaatgagccgagggtcacagcgatgggtgaccttaccgaaaagtgactgcgaagtcagtcctaaccctaattttgaaccaGAAATTATGACGccacggtcctaaggactattgttaacctagtagaaaagagaaaatcacataaaagagttgataagtaggtcaaataattaggtcaggatccgaaataaatattgaattacttgcaaaccggatcagaccggcgaggggccatttggtcaattcacccctagaggtgactcctgacctaactatacaATTAAATCGgggaaatgaaaatttcaaaatagAGGGTTAAATTAACGAACTatgaaaaaatttaaagaaaagaaaaaaatgaaaatttcatcaTCATATTACCTCAccatgatgtcaaaataaaatttaatttacccaattattttgaccaagtcaaaatttaatttaaatacacatgaagacaaaaagaaattaaaaaagataCCCTCATCTTCCTCTCCATTCTATTTGGCCGAACCACCTTTCCATTTCCCTCTCCATAATTTTCCTCAATTAAAGCTTGATCCAAGTTTTTCACTTCCATAAATTAACCCTAATTTCCCCACAAATTTCCCATAAATCTTGCTAactcaactagaaaagaagatttaagaagaaaaaggaaggaaaaaaagtgaagattgggagaattgaaaatcaaaatttgaggttagtaatctaaactaatAATTTTTAGTTCAATGCTTATGTGCTAGCTAAATTAACTTAGAATTTAGCCCAAACTcaaagaaaactattatgggggaatagtagtgaatttcggccagcaataGGGAGGGGTAGAATtgcatgattttgatgaaattaaagggTAAATTGAGTTAAATTAAGTGTGTAGATATTGATTacacactttaatttcattaattgaaaAAGTTGCCAAATTTAGGGTTCTTGAGTTCATGGAATTGGGAGAGAAGTTAGaggaaatggtcaattaatgcaaatgaccttaattgaggttagaaatggttaaTTGGGGCTATTTGTGATATGTTGGAATTGGTAGAATTGAaaagcaattcggattggttaggggtcccaatctagcagcttgacctaggtctcttccaaggaccaaaactgaaattttattaactcaattagtgtgaggctgattggcaatgaaaataaacatataaagacacaattttcatttagagaccatgcccataaaataacatttagatagtgaacaattagatcaAATCCGAGTAAtgtacactgccactgtacaaaaatgactaaatgaacaaatccaaatgacttgatttttgtggcattggaaaggtctgacatagcactacaacttttatgaagaacaccaacccaaattctgcccataaccaagtgaaattgtCACTCAAAATTAGTAATTTAAAACTTTCAGAACTAATTAGGTGCTCAAACATTCTAGGTAacaccaatctggccagccttattcaaatagccatatcttagcctacaaaactccaaatggagtgatgaaaaagaaaattaaagataagataataaggaacaactttgatggaggacatttagctaaattctcacagtaactagaccaatagaAGAGTAAAAGACAAggcacaaaaattgaaaatttgaaattgtcattaggagacctaaaaattgaagaggcaatcaaaaccaacaaattaagcacccaaaatgtggtatataggtgtaattggaattcatatacctattaagtatgagaaagtcaatatttttacttgaatagtgccatgaatagtaactataaAATACGAAGTttaaaaaatgttatttttatgcgAAGTTTAAAAAAtgttattttaagtaattttatgGGTGCAATTAAGtagatataaatttttttattgaatttattataagttatgatactgaaacaatgTAAATTATGTGtcttaattaaaaagaatacTGAGAAAGGAAAtgaaacatcgagtcaaggccaagaggcgactcttgcaaggtttgtgcacaacatagaaatttctgtaaattttcttctataaattattttgaatgaattgtgatattaaattgtgacttatttgtattgaaattattattgaaggaacaatatgcttttgatctaaaccGTTGGAAAAATAAATTGTGCGTATTTGAATTGCAAagtaatgtttagaaaattataaAGATAGTTTTGAAGCCACAGTGTTATAACCacatatctgaatgcctcactagcttgattagtgggaggaattagttttgtattctCTCTTTGGCTGAattatctgaatgcctcactagcttgattagtgggaggaattagttttgtattctctctctggctgaagtgttgagatatGTGCCAGTAaatgaagaaatttgaatggtacCCATAATTTGAGCTAGCAAGCCTTgatattcctcataagcctttggtTGTTCAGATGAATAATATATTGATGGTATGACATGACTGTGTGAATTTACAAAAAATTATTTCTTGAGAAACTTCCTGTAGTGATATGACTTGTTTGTATCACTCAAATATGGCTATTGTATTCATAAAAGGAGAAGAAGAATAAGACTCCAATTGCGATCTCAGAAGATCCACAAATAGTTGTATGACCTCTCTGCCATTTGTGATTCTTTTTGAGCTATTGATGCTCGACCctgtttttttattaaaaaagaaaaaaatagagcatgcatgcttttctttttttaaaagaaaaattgttaaattatttatataattatatatttttactaaattattttttaaatctacATTAACATCTTTTAACAGAGAAAAAGATAGAAAGTTGTCATTTGTTAATGGTATAAAACTTCAAGGTTTATTTTGTCGCAAAATGAACTATAAAaccttaaaataaaaaataagtaaaatCCCAAGTACTTTTTTTACAGTTTTCTCTTTTTTTACAGTTTTCTCTTTTTTTAAGAATTTAATATGATAATTGAGTAGAAAACTAGGAAGTCTAGGATTTAAATTTCAACCGGATcaaacaaaattatatatatatatatatatatatatatatatatatatatatatatattattaaataaatattataaaattaataatagtgATTTATTatgattaatatatttatatattttataaataattattaaaataaattacttaatttttagaaaaataattaaaattttaaaaaataatatttaattatttataataaaaatacttaaaattaaaatttgtataataataaatttatttcgtatcaataaaagttaaaaatttgtataataaaattatataaaacaataaaaaaacaaTACTCTCATCAGTGCCAGGATTGAAACCTAGCGccctccttttctttttcttctttttttttttttttttttttttcaattaaagtGAACTGGTTAGAATGTCCATTTCACAACGACTAGGTTTTCAGTTTATCAATTTGTCAGTCACCCGATCATTTCACACCAATTTATTAAAATTCAGGTTTAATGATTAAACTTGATCGAGCCAAGTTTCAATTCTCGTTTAAGTTAGTCTGATTAATTAGTTCAATCTAGGTTTAAACAACCATGATCGTAATGCACTAAGGCTATATTTAATAgaatataatataatgtaatttaattaattatataatgaaattaaaattataatataatgtaattgttattacattattatatttaattataatataaaaataaaataatataatgtaatgatatatatttttttaatatttaatttatctatTTTGTTGATAATAAATGAAAAGTGATTAGTAGTTGAATGTTAGTAATAACTAAGAAGTGATAGAGATGATGATAGTGACGACAATGGTGGCTAGGTGATAGTGGCAAGGTGAAGGTAGCAATGACAGTGATGGTAGTGgtagcaataattaaataattgtaTTGATGATAGCGATTGTGATGATAGAGTGGTGATAGTGATGACAAGGAGGAGTAGTGGTGATAGTAATAATTGTCGTTAAGTAATGGTGGTAGTGATGACAAGGTGAGGATAGTAATAATTACAGTAATAGTAATTAAGtagtaataattataaaaatattaataataaataaaaaaattaaaataaataatcataattatatttaagcttaattaattatattagataattattattttattatattaaattattttatattgttaatataatttaatatataaataatcatGAATACATTGCGAACTTTATTACGTCGCTAAATATGATCTAAAGGCCTAATAATTGAAGGAGTCTCTTCTATGCCAACAAATTCAAAGGCAACTCCTGCACACTACTTTGCTAACACATGGGCTACTTGATTACCAACACACTGCATAAAAAGACTAGTGACGAGCAAAACTTACGCCCGAAATACCTGCAATCTAATAAAGCGAAACATAGACATCATTCTTCTGAAGTGCGTAGATAATATGCAGTCAATCAGACTCAACGATAATAGACAAGGAACCTAATTCTGTGGCCAATTTCAAACTGTAAGCTAAAGCACACGTCCAGCTAGATCCCTTTTCATCCCCAAAAACAACCCCAAGCCCAACCTTGTCACCATCCAGTAAATATAACCAACATAAGGAGGAATTCATCTCAGCGGTGGGGCTAGAATTTTAGGTCAATAGAGACAAAAATTTTACCTTTATGtgctataaaatatttttaaaaaatatttttattaataaaatattgtgTCACTAGTAaaagaattaatatatttttttaataaaatatgataaaatttcaatttattaaactttattttaAGATGAATTATACAATATTCAATTTTATCATTTATTATATCTCATgaaaaattgacaaaaaaataattatatatttttattacatattaaatacaaatattaataattacCAATCATTCAAAATATATAAGTATTATATTCATATTAAAtatgaacttttttttttactttaactCATACACTATAATTAGACAATTGTTAAACGTAATAATTTCATTATAAGATTTGCAAGTTatactttaaataaataattaaaaattataaaattttaatatattctaAATCAAATTTTGATACTCTCATATATCaaatttttatatagattatggAAAAAAATTCAAtagaaaaattgaataaaatttaatggggcattaagaaaaaaatatatatttataaaaaattaataaaatttaataacacTTAAGAAATTTCAGTTGACTCCACTAGTGGAACCGTAGCTTTACCCTTATGATCCATCTAGTCTCAAAAGATGAACAATTCGAATCAAGCTATGTAACTCTAACATTAGAATGTATACTCTTACATTCACCTATTATTGCATGTGCGCTCTCTCCATGTTAAAAGGAATTTAATCTCCAAAATTCTTATTATAAGGGTATGGCTATAGAAAGCTTTTGTGCATATATGGATAGTATTTTTGGCCATTGAACTATCATCTTTTAGAGATAAAGACTATATATAGTTTagcaacaattttaaaaaattaaaaaaattatattaataaattatttaataaatattttaatgagaaaataattttatcttatatttttaataaatgtaTATTATTAAAGTTGAATATGAAGAGGAATTAGACATAAAAGACATATACTTCCATTGAATaggaaatataatattttattatgtacTTTATTATGCTCTCTTTATTGTGAAATGATCAAAGAATATTGCACCTGACATAAAAACAGCCTATTTATTGGTGTTTTCTTGTTAAAGCTTTTTTCCTAGAAAATGCTCAgcagttgatttttttttaacataatattaatttgataaattatttcatatatttatttcttagggTTCATGATGGATGGGATTTAGATAAAAATTTCCTAATGAACTAAAATTTCCTGATTGAAGACTTATCCTATtgtaaggaaaatgaaaaagaaagcaAGAAAGATGGTAAAAATAATAGCAAcataaaaattaacaaaacaaaataaatttatgatttcatacATTTGATGGATATGAAATAAATGAAGAGCATAACAAGAAACaaatctctctccctctctacctatctatatatatatatagcttaatttcccttcttctttttaCAAACTCAAGTCTTACTCCATATATATAATAACAACTTTCAACAACAAATTAGCAGCACACAACATGAAACATGAAAAAGCACAAGGGAAAAGTAAAAGGAAGCatgaaaagaaagagaagaggcCTTTGAGGCATAGAAGTAGTAGTAAGGGTAAGGGTACTGTCCTTGTTTAGGTGGCACTTGAACACTAGGAGGGCCCCATGAAGGATACCATGAAGGTGAAGGTGGCGGTCGCGAAGTTGACCGTGGCGACGGTgctgctggtggtggtggtggcggcgAAGCTGATGGTGGTGGTGGGGATGGTGATGGAGGGTGATAATTGTAAGGTTGAGGAGGTGGAGAATGGTGAGATGGCGGTGCATAATAATGTGGTTCACCTGGTGGAGGAGGTGGTGAACATATGACTGGACAAGTAGTACAATCGCTTATGCATAATAAACCAGCTGCAGGTGCTCCCATTTGATCAGCCTCTGAGTTTACTCTAGCAAGCAAGAACATTCCCATCATTCCTATTTTCCATAGCAACACACCCCATCTTTCTCTTGGAGATATTAGACCATTGAAATAATTCATCCTGAACCAGCAACCTGTAGGTTATCTGATGCTTAGTGGCTTTGTGAATTATGACTTGTAACTCAGAAACTTAAGGTTTATATACTCTGTTACTTTACAGAGAAGGAGCCAAGATGAAGTCTATGGGTGGCTTTTGAAAAAAGTTGGTTTTAGATGCTTCTTTTATTGTCCAGTGGTGCATTGCTGTAAAGGACACCATTTACTTCCATCTCTAGTCTTTTATCTTCTAGTTTCCTAGAGGCTTAAATTCACTAATTGTGGaggcaaatattttatacaacagCATGAATGAAGTACAACTGATGCCCAAAATTGCCCTTAATAACCCAGAGTTAAATGGATCTTGAAGAGGACAATGGTGTCCTTTGATAAGGTGTAACCCTTTTGTTTTAATGTATAGGTGCCTGAATTTGGGGCCTTTAGAGTATTAAAAAAATAAGGTGCTGTAGCTTATTTGAATTACGAAAATCAATACATAATGTACATTTCCCTCCCTCTTTCGGTGGTGATGGTGATAGATACATGTGTGAATGAGCTGAGCACACATGGTTGGACCTACAAATACAAGAGACCAAGAAATCCCCATGACTTTTCATATTTGATCTTGCCAGAATGTTTCCCACATAGAAGCTCTTAATTCAAAGATTGATCAGATCAACGTTATTAACTGTTCATGTCTCATACTTGACCAATCATGTATTGACAAGATCATGAAAGTGCAGTTGGGAACCTGGACTGGCATAAGTTAAATCTCTAGACCCTGGGctgataataattaatataacctcTCATTGGATTTGGAGCATGTATTTTGTGTTCTTTCATTTTCATAAGAGGGAATCCTAAGCAAACTTGTTTGACAATAccaattcttactttttccaatACCTTTCCCCCAACATAATTCAGCCTTGTGGATACCAATTCTCTTTTCACTGTATCCCCTTTATGCTTTCCATCTTTAtttattcttttctttcattGGAGGGCATCTTCTGAATCTTCTTTCCCACTCAAGGGCTCTTGTGAATTCTTGCTTCGCTTAGGATTATCCAACTCGACAATAGTTTCTATCTTGAACCTTCTGCAATAATGTTGTTATTAACTTTGGTTTTAGCTCTGAAGGTGGAAGTCCAGTGTTCTTAAATTTGTCTATATGTGCATCATGCATTCTTCACAGCTTCATGATGAGGAGGCTTGATTTCATTACTCTGTGAGTAGTGAGGACTGATCTTCCCCTATTTATCATTAGTAAGTAAAGATTGCTCAACGATTACATCTAGATGAGAAGAAGAATAACAACAACCAAGCCTTAATCTCAAACTAGTTGGAATCGACTATACGGATCAATTTTCATCCTTCAACTGTGTTAGTAGACTAGACAAGAAGAACAACACCTCCCACCACAACACAACCCCCAACACCCAACACAACACCCCCCCCTTCCCTTTTGGCTTCTCGTCCTTTATGGATATGTATTCACTGTTTCAAAAGTGCTTTCCTATCTAGATACTTGCCACTTTCATATAGTGATATGAAGCATTTTTAATCCTTATATATGAgatgaaaaagagaagagaatcCCATTGAATTGGACACCCACTCTTCTACCACATCATACCATATATAAAAAGGAGTTGTTCTTGTTTGATGATTTTGCATACTAATTAAGGAAATAATAATCTCCAGTTACATATAGAAACTAAAAAAATAATGCCTTTGTTCTATCTAAACTGGAGTTTGCAGCACCTTGATTCTATCTGAAATGGAGTTTGCTACTCTCTTTTTCCTTTTACCAGGAAACAAAAGGGATAAGCATTCCTTTAAGAGGTTCTGCAGAGAACTCATACTGGCTAACAGATTGAATAAGCATTTGATGATAAAGCTTTTTACCAATATAAGAAGCTTTCATAGCCCATGGTAACCAATTTTGAGAAGGGAGGATAATCGAACATAAACAAATAACAAAATCAGATGGAGAAGAATATAGGGAAGACATTACTAGCCAATTTCTAATGAATTGCACAGATTACAAGCTTCTGTTGTTTTAAGTCCTTGATAGATTATTTCATTTATTATGTTGACTGAAGAATTGGTTGAGAGAACTTGCAGGTCATATTATATAAGGTATCACTATCTTATCTCCCCTGAAGAGGCATCTGGAACATAAAGAAGTTTCCAGGAACTTCAACATTGCACAGTGTTATGAAAAAAATAACTATCTATTGTGCTGAGAGCACAAGAATAATGGAAAATTTCGAGTACAATTTCCGGTAGCCATTTTCACAAGAACCAAAAAAAAAGTGTTCGAAGATATATAGTTCTTGTTTTCAT belongs to Hevea brasiliensis isolate MT/VB/25A 57/8 chromosome 4, ASM3005281v1, whole genome shotgun sequence and includes:
- the LOC110643958 gene encoding leucine-rich repeat extensin-like protein 3: MNYFNGLISPRERWGVLLWKIGMMGMFLLARVNSEADQMGAPAAGLLCISDCTTCPVICSPPPPPGEPHYYAPPSHHSPPPQPYNYHPPSPSPPPPSASPPPPPPAAPSPRSTSRPPPSPSWYPSWGPPSVQVPPKQGQYPYPYYYFYASKASSLSFHASFYFSLVLFHVSCCVLLICC